One Salmo salar chromosome ssa01, Ssal_v3.1, whole genome shotgun sequence DNA window includes the following coding sequences:
- the LOC106561351 gene encoding vimentin — translation MRGASYSQKSQSLQVSGSRGSMRVQSPSPSRCRGSSYNNRGRSGYQGGNLSSAVEIGTEIHQQHANEKEEMQELNVRFAGYIEKVQALEQRNAQLTAELAALQGRFKGGPTGIGEEYELKFKEMRELIESLTNEKGAADIERGYIEEDVEVWRLKLEEELALKDEAEMILREFRQDVDNATLQKAELEKRVEQLVAEIEFLKKLHDEEVADLMKQIEDSKVTAEIDGDRPDLAAYLRNMRAEIEAVAAKNVQEAEKWYKGKFETLKEVAGKKEVQMKSIKEEITTFHNQVTDLQNQIDGLRARNMALEQQLEDMEMAHMDKVGGLEGIIAQLENQLCETKLEMGKYLADYQELLHIKLKLDAEIAVYRKLLEGEESRLGISAGKEPEA, via the exons ATGAGAGGAGCTTCCTATTCCCAGAAATCCCAGTCACTGCAGGTGAGTGGCTCTCGAGGCAGTATGCGGGTCCagagcccctctccctcccggtGTCGCGGTTCCTCGTACAACAACCGTGGACGGTCCGGGTACCAGGGTGGCAATTTATCCTCCGCCGTGGAAATCGGCACAGAGATACACCAGCAGCATGCCAACGAGAAGGAGGAGATGCAGGAGCTGAACGTGAGGTTCGCCGGCTACATCGAGAAGGTTCAGGCCCTTGAACAGAGGAACGCTCAGCTGACTGCAGAGCTCGCCGCCCTACAGGGCCGCTTCAAGGGAGGCCCCACCGGCATCGGAGAAGAGTATGAACTCAAGTTCAAGGAGATGAGGGAGCTGATTGAATCTTTGACCAATGAGAAGGGAGCTGCTGATATCGAGAGGGGATACATTGAGGAGGATGTGGAGGTGTGGAGGCTGAAACTGGAAGAGGAGCTGGCACTGAAAG ATGAGGCAGAGATGATCCTGAGGGAGTTCCGTCAAGACGTAGACAATGCCACCCTGCAGAAGGCGGAGCTTGAAAAGCGTGTCGAACAGCTGGTGGCCGAGATTGAGTTCCTCAAGAAGCTTCACGACGAGGAAGTCGCCGACCTCATGAAGCAGATCGAGGACTCCAAGGTGACTGCGGAAATTGACGGTGACCGCCCAGACCTGGCCGCATATCTGCGCAACATGCGTGCCGAGATCGAGGCTGTGGCGGCCAAAAACGTACAAGAAGCCGAGAAGTGGTACAAGGGCAAGTTCGAAACCCTCAAAGAGGTTGCCGGCAAGAAAGAAGTGCAGATGAAGTCGATTAAAGAAGAGATCACCACTTTCCACAACCAGGTGACAGACCTCCAGAACCAGATTGATGGGCTGAGGGCACGCAACATGGCCCTGGAGCAGCAGCTGGAGGACATGGAGATGGCCCACATGGATAAGGTCGGAGGCCTGGAGGGCATCATTGCCCAGCTGGAAAACCAACTCTGCGAGACCAAGCTGGAGATGGGCAAGTACCTGGCTGACTACCAGGAGCTGCTGCACATCAAGCTGAAGCTGGATGCCGAGATAGCCGTCTACAGGAAGCTgctggagggagaagagagcagaCTGGGGATCTCGGCAGGGAAAGAGCCAGAAGCTTAA